From the Paenibacillus sp. R14(2021) genome, the window CCAAACAGAAAGGGATTTTAGATCCGGATGCATTCACGAATAAGTCAAGTGACTTCCAAGCGAAAGGCAACAACGGACAAATCCTGTTTTCCCCTATGGGTGGGTTTGACAATACACAATTTAGAAAGGAAGGCCCGGATAAAGGATTTATGACGATCCCCCTAGATTTTGGGTATGTTTGGGAGGGTGCTGGGAATCCGACAGGTTGGGACGGAAGGGCCTATGCGATTTCGAAGAACTCCAAACATCCTAAGGAAGCTATGGATTTGATCAACTTCCTAAACTCGGAAAAGGGTTCGCGTTTACTGTCCAGCGGCATTGAGGGCATCCACTGGGATATGGTCAACGGAAAACCAAAACTTAAAGAAGAAACGTTAATATTAAAGACCCAGGGTGGAGATGTATGGACCAAAACCGGGATCGGAGGCTCCAATAACCAACAAGGGATTAGTGAATTCCTCCCTACCAAGGATGGGGGAGTGGTCAATCTATTTAATACGCCGGAAGTTTTCATTTCACAGATGACTCCTTTGCAAAAAGATTATTCAAGCCATTACGGTGTAACCTATCCGTCCGAAATCTTTAAAAAACAGGTAGCGGACGGTAGCGTGAAAGACCAAAGCAGCTTCAATAATGCGTGGTTGTCCGCAATCGCTCAACCGGATGATGATATGAAACGGTTGGATGCGCAGCTTGACGACATCATCGTCAAAGGGATTCCCCAAATAATATTGGAATCGAAAAACGATAGTGAATTTGAAGCGGCGAAACAGGAATTAATCGGCAAACTAAAAAAAGCGGGCGTGGATAAATCCTTTGCTTGGTGGCATCAAGCTTGGTTAGACTCAAAAGCCGCGGTAGGAAATTAGATAGATCGTTAACACGGAGAGGGGAAATCATTAGTGAGCGAGACTACACTAGCGACACCAACATTAGCACAGTTGAATTGGCAGGATATGGAGCTTGGGATGTTTTTCCACTTTGGCATCAACACCTTCTGCGATCAGGAGTGGGGGAAGGGTCAAGATTCACCGCAGTTGTTTAACCCTACAGAATTCAATGCGCGAGAGTGGGTTAGAACAGCAAAGCATGCGGGATTTGCCTATGTGATTTTAACAGCAAAACATCATGATGGATTTTGCTTATGGCCGACCAAAACTACCGACTATTCCGTAAAGTCGAGCCCTTGGAAGAACGGGCAAGGCGATGTAGTTCGTGAGGTGGCGGATGCTTGTGAGCAGGAGGGTATCCGGTTTGGAGTTTACTTATCGCCGTGGGATTTACATGAGCCGTGTTACCCGGACAAGGAAGCTTATGACAACTTTTATACGGAACAGCTTACAGAGCTGCTGACACAGTATGGACCATTAGTGGAAGTATGGTTCGACGGCGCAGGGTCTCATGGAAGAGAATATGACTGGAGGCGAATCATTGGCTTGGTGAAGCAATATCAACCGGATGCCATGGTCTTTAACATGGGCATTCCTACCATTCGATGGGTAGGTAACGAGGATGGCGTTGCACCGTATCCATGTTGGAACACGGCAGAGTCTGCCAAACTAAGCATGTACACCAATGATATGGCAACTTGGCTGCCAGAGACTCCGAAATGGGTGCCAGCCGAGTGCGATGTACCGATCCGCACAAATCGCTGGTTTTGGCATCCGAATGATGAGCATACCCTTCGAACGCTAGATAACCTCATTGATATTTACTACCGCTCTGTCGGACATGGGTGCAATTTACTTCTTAACTTGGCTCCAAATGATCGTGGGCGTCTGGATGACATAGATGTGAATCGTTTAAACGAGTTCATGAATGAAATAAAGAGGAGATTCTCGAATCCGATTGCTAGCACGAGCGGAGAAGGTGATGCAATACTCCTGACATTCGAAACGGCGATCGAGGTTAATCACGTCGTCCTCATGGAAGCGATCACAGAGGGAGAACGCGTTCGCAGTTATGTCCTTGAAGCGGAACAGGAGGGCCAGTGGATCGAGCTGGTTCAGGGTAGTGCGATTGATCACAAAAAAATCGATAAATTTGAAACGATTTGTACAAAACAAATTCGCCTACGGGTCACAACTAGCGTGGATACAGCGGTCATACGGAATTTCGAAGCATATTATTGCTAAAAGCTTGAGGTTATTTCTAATACGAAAATGCTAGGTTTAGAATAGATGAACAATCACGAATTCTGCGAGAAAACTGTCTTCACCTAGTAAGCGATAGTAAAGCGGCCCGGTTATTTCAACTGGGCCGCTTTATCATAAATATCCGGCAATTGGCAGATGCACAAGGGTATGGGAAGCCACAATACACGAATTTTGACTACCCGTTTCCTATGCACATGTACTGCATATTCAATATTTAAATCATAAAGATCTCATCGCATGCCTTCCTCTACTGGGTTGGCGGCTCTACCGTGTGCTCGGCACTAGAGTTGGCGTTCGCCCTTCAGCCTGGGTAATACGATCCGTCAGGTTGGGTTAGGCATTGCGATGCTTCGTTGAAGGCTACTTGCATCTCAATAGTACACGAGGAGAAGGAACTGAGGTCTTAATCGCTCACGTATAAAACAGTCCAAAAATCGTAGAATTGTTCATGTATCACTTCCTCATTTCCTTATAAGATAAATCTATAGAATGGAAGAAGGGGTACAGAAGGGGGCTAAGGGAATGTTCAATAACACAACCAAGGGAATTAATTGGAACCGTCTATCGTTATTGTTAATGATTTTACCATTTCTGATTTTACTTTTTATCTTTAGTTACATTCCGCTGTTTGGTTGGTCGTACGCATTTTTTGACTATAAACCAGGACTCGGACTGCTTCATTCACCCTTTGCAGGACTAAAATACTTTCATTTGATGGTTTTTGAACAAGGAAGCGAGTTGGTGAGGGTGCTTCGTAATACGTTTGCCTTGAGCTTCCTTGGCATCTTATTATCACCGCTTCCTGTCGTGTTCGCAATACTTCTTAATGAGCTTCGCAGCAAATCATTTCGAAAGTTAGTGCAAACGGTTACAACGCTGCCCAACTTCGTGAGCTGGATTATCGTCTACTCCATCGTCGTTGCTTTTTTTTCTACGGATGGTGTTGTAAATCAGCTATTGATGAAGCTGCATTGGATTAGTGAGCCTACCCAGATGTTGAGTAATTCTCAAGGAACATGGTTGTTCCAAACGGCGCTTGGTGTGTGGAAATCGCTTGGATGGAGTTCTATTATTTTCTTGGCTGCTATTGCAGGCATTGATGCAGAACTATATGATGCCGCCAAAGTGGATGGGGCAGGGCGATATCGGTCGATTTTTCATATTACGCTTCCAGGAATAATCCCTACGTTTTTTGTACTGCTGATCCTGAGTATTTCGAACATCTTATCAGTCGGCTTTGAACAATATTTTGTTTTTTATAATCCGCTTATTGCCGACAGAATTGAAACGCTCGATTACTATGTATACCGGATCGGAATCGCAACGAATGATGTTTCCTTTGGTACGGCCATTAGCATCGCGAAATCGATCGTCAGCATTACCTTACTGTTTTCAGTAAACTATCTGTCCAAAAAAATGCGCGGCCAATCCATTATCTAAATTGTTTTTCATGTGAGGTGAGCAACGATGATTAAAGTAAACAATCCCTTCTTTGAAGTATTGAATTATTTGATTCAAATCGTTTTTGTACTCGTATGCTTATATCCGTTCTATTATATTTTCATTTATTCCATCAGTTCTCCCCAAGAAGCAATAAAAGGCGTTTACCTATTGCCAACTAATCTTACTATAAGCAACTATAGTCAAATTATGCAATTGAACAACATTTCGTGGTCATTTATGGTTTCAGTGCTGCGAACGATTATTGGAACGCTGGTCACCGTCTTTTGCTGCGCCTTATGTGCGTATATCGTCACCAAGCAAGAACTGTATTTTCGTAAAATCATTTATCGATACATCGTTATCACCATGTACTTTAACGCGGGCTTAATACCTTGGTACATTACGATGAAAATGTTTGGCTTACAGAACAATTTCTTGCTCTATATATTACCTTCTGCGGTGGGAGCCTTTTATATCGTTCTGCTTAAAACTTTTATCGAGCAACTTCCAGCTAGCTTGGAAGAGTCGGCTATGCTCGACGGTGCTAGTTACTTTACTATTTTCCGTAAGATCATATTCCCTTTATCGATGCCTATTATTGCAACTATTGCTGTGTTTTCAGCTGTGTCCCAGTGGAATTCTTGGACGGATAACTATTTCTTGGTCTCGGATGAGCGTCTGCAAACGTTACAAATGATTCTATATAATTACTTGAATGAAGCTCAGATCTTGGCAAGTAGCAACAATATTAACTTGAACGATGTGGGCTCAAGCATGAAAAGATTAACCCCAGAATCCATTAAGATGACCATTACAATGATTGTAACTGTGCCGATCATGCTGGTATATCCATTTTTACAAAGATATTTTGTAAAAGGCCTTATGCTTGGTGCTATAAAAGGTTAAATGAATCTGTAACGTTAGATGCTGCATCCTTACCATGGAAGGATGTTCATCATAGATCATTTGAAATCTTTTAAAGGGGGTAGTCATTTTGTCGTACAATAAGGGTTGGTATGGAGTAATTAGCATGGCACTGGCGACAACAATGCTGTTGAGTGGGTGTGCAAGCAATAACGAAGCACCAGGGAATGAGCAAAAGCCCGTAGGGGCGGACCAAACGAACAATGAAATTGACTCAGTTCCAAAACCAGTTACGATTAAAACAGTTTTAAAAGATGCAAATAAAGAATTCGAACAAACGGATGTGTATAAAGAAATCGTAAAGCAAACCGGTGTTACATTTAAAATCGAAGCCTATGACCCGAATAAATTTAAAGTGCAGTTGGCAGGGGGAGACTTGCCTGATGTCATTCAAGTGGATAGCAGCAATTACAAACAAATGATTGAGGGGAATCTGCTTCTTCCTTTGGATGAATTGGTCAAGACAAATGGGAAGGATCTTATGACGCCAACTTTCCAGCCGGGGCTTGATTTTAGCCGTAAATTCTGGAGCAACGGCACCGGCAAGCTTTATTTCATTCCTAGCGGCCATGTTGGTCCAGCCGGTTATGGAATGGAGCAATCAATTGGGTGGACCATACGTTGGGACTATTTTAAAGAACTGGGCTTTCCAGAAATCAAGAGCGAAGACGATATGTTGAATGTGCTCGAGCAAATGGTGAAAAAGCATCCGAAAACGGCTGATGGTAAACCTGTTTATGGTGTAACTACCTGGAATGATTGGGGGCCTTGGGGGCTGACGATGCCAATGGCGATTCCATACGGGTATATAAACTTGTCAACTTGGAGCGTTATTCCTAATGCATCGGGGGAATTGATCGATAACTACACAAACCCAGATAGCCCACTTTGGAAAACAGCTGCTTTCTTCTACAAGGCGAAACAAAAGGGATTCCTCGATCCTGACGCATTCACGAACAAAGTAAGCGACTTTGAGACCAAAATTACGAATGGCCAAATATTATTTAGTCCAATGGGTTCTGGTGATGCTAACACTCATTTGGCTAAGGAAGGACCGGATAAAGGCTTTATGGCGATTCCGTTGAATTTTGGTTATGTCTGGCAAGGAGCTAGCAATCCAACTGGATGGGATGGACGAGCGTACGCAATATCGAAGAATTCCAAAAATCCAGAACGTGCAATGGACTTAATTAATTTTCTAAACTCGGAAAAAGGTTCGCGCTTAATGGCTAGCGGCATTGAAGGTGTACATTGGGAAGTGACAAACGGCAAGCCGCAGTTAAAACAAGAAACTTTAGAACTATATAGTCAAGGTGGAGATGCATGGACAAAGATTGGAATCGGTGGATCTAACAACCAACAGGGACTTAGTAAATTTGCACCTACCAAAGATGGTGGAATCGTCGGTTTGTTTAATACACCGGAATTCTTTCAGTCGAGGTTGAATGCGTTGCAAAAAGATTATAGTAGTCACTATAAGGTTACCTATCCTGCAGAAATTTTTAAAAAGTCGGTTGAAGAAGGGAAATTGAAGGATCAAAGCAGTTTTAACAATGCTTGGTTGTCAGCGATTGCCCAACCGGATGATAATATGAAGCGTCTTAACGCGCAGTTGGATGATATCCTAATAAAAGGAATACCAAAGGTTGTATTAAACTCGAACAACGATAGTGAGTTTGCAGCTAAAAAGCAAGAGTTAATTGACAGTCTAAAAAAAGCAGGCGCTGATCAATCATTTGCATGGTGGCAACAAGCTTGGTTAGACGCAAAAGCAGCAGTTGAAAAGTAAATAGTAGATATAGCAATGAATCGAATAGGACTAGCGAAGCCACCGGAGCAGCTAACCCAACAGTGTTCGATGTGCTAATGGGTTCGGCAATAAGAAGTACGATCAATCCGCTCACTCATGGATTAATCGTGCTTTTTCTTTTGCTGAAGATTCAGGCCTTCGAATATACATCCTAGTGGAGAGGCGACGGAGCCGGGGCTGGTGCTTTGACTACGGCGATGCTTGGCGAAGTCGTTGACGTTGGTTATCAGTTTAATCATGTAAACGTCTGGGTTTATGATATACAGCTAACTTTCTACAATCGAGGAGGATCTATTATGAAAAACCCTATCTTTTATAGACTGTCCCTAGCTCCGAAAAACGGAGGATTTCGCATGGAGGATTATTACATTTGGTGTGGTTCTGTAATACAAGGCGAAGATAACAAGTATCACATGTTTGCCTCGAGGTGGCGTAAAGAACTTGGATTTGATCCGCATTGGTTATTTAATTGTGAAATTGTTAGAGCCGTGAGCGACTCACCGGAAGGTCCCTATCAATTTGAAGAGGTCGTGCTCGAACGACGTGATCGCTTTTACTTTGATGGACTTAACCAGCATAACCCTTCCATAAAATATTGGAATGGTACTTATTATCTTTATTATTTCGGAACCACATATGGTGGTCCCATTCCTTCAGTAGGTGATAAGGTATCCTCAGCTCGAGCGCTCGAGGTTTGGAATCGCAAAAGGATTGGTCTTGCCACTAGTAAGTCCATTTATGGACCTTGGAAACGGAGAGATACACCGCTTTTGGAGCCAAGGCAACCTGGGCATTGGGACTGTACCATTACGACGAATCCATCAGCAGCTATTTTGCCGGATGGAACAACCTACATGATTTACAAATC encodes:
- a CDS encoding extracellular solute-binding protein encodes the protein MPIKKSWKTISTGVIALMLLAGCSGNNGGGASGEATDGNISGTKSVMLETVLKDANKTFEQTDVYKEIIKETGINFSIEAYDPNKFKVQMAGGDLPDIIQVDSTNYKQMIDGNLLLPLDELVKTNGKDILTPTFKDGLDFSRKFWSNGTGKLYFIPSGHVGPIGFNQSLDVGWSTRWDYYKELGYPKIRNEDDMLNVLEQMVKKHSTTSDGKPVYGVSTWNDWGAWGVTMPMAIPYGYVNMSYWGVIPNVSGELIDNYANPDSPLWKTAAFFFKAKQKGILDPDAFTNKSSDFQAKGNNGQILFSPMGGFDNTQFRKEGPDKGFMTIPLDFGYVWEGAGNPTGWDGRAYAISKNSKHPKEAMDLINFLNSEKGSRLLSSGIEGIHWDMVNGKPKLKEETLILKTQGGDVWTKTGIGGSNNQQGISEFLPTKDGGVVNLFNTPEVFISQMTPLQKDYSSHYGVTYPSEIFKKQVADGSVKDQSSFNNAWLSAIAQPDDDMKRLDAQLDDIIVKGIPQIILESKNDSEFEAAKQELIGKLKKAGVDKSFAWWHQAWLDSKAAVGN
- a CDS encoding alpha-L-fucosidase, producing the protein MELGMFFHFGINTFCDQEWGKGQDSPQLFNPTEFNAREWVRTAKHAGFAYVILTAKHHDGFCLWPTKTTDYSVKSSPWKNGQGDVVREVADACEQEGIRFGVYLSPWDLHEPCYPDKEAYDNFYTEQLTELLTQYGPLVEVWFDGAGSHGREYDWRRIIGLVKQYQPDAMVFNMGIPTIRWVGNEDGVAPYPCWNTAESAKLSMYTNDMATWLPETPKWVPAECDVPIRTNRWFWHPNDEHTLRTLDNLIDIYYRSVGHGCNLLLNLAPNDRGRLDDIDVNRLNEFMNEIKRRFSNPIASTSGEGDAILLTFETAIEVNHVVLMEAITEGERVRSYVLEAEQEGQWIELVQGSAIDHKKIDKFETICTKQIRLRVTTSVDTAVIRNFEAYYC
- a CDS encoding sugar ABC transporter permease; the protein is MFNNTTKGINWNRLSLLLMILPFLILLFIFSYIPLFGWSYAFFDYKPGLGLLHSPFAGLKYFHLMVFEQGSELVRVLRNTFALSFLGILLSPLPVVFAILLNELRSKSFRKLVQTVTTLPNFVSWIIVYSIVVAFFSTDGVVNQLLMKLHWISEPTQMLSNSQGTWLFQTALGVWKSLGWSSIIFLAAIAGIDAELYDAAKVDGAGRYRSIFHITLPGIIPTFFVLLILSISNILSVGFEQYFVFYNPLIADRIETLDYYVYRIGIATNDVSFGTAISIAKSIVSITLLFSVNYLSKKMRGQSII
- a CDS encoding carbohydrate ABC transporter permease; translation: MIKVNNPFFEVLNYLIQIVFVLVCLYPFYYIFIYSISSPQEAIKGVYLLPTNLTISNYSQIMQLNNISWSFMVSVLRTIIGTLVTVFCCALCAYIVTKQELYFRKIIYRYIVITMYFNAGLIPWYITMKMFGLQNNFLLYILPSAVGAFYIVLLKTFIEQLPASLEESAMLDGASYFTIFRKIIFPLSMPIIATIAVFSAVSQWNSWTDNYFLVSDERLQTLQMILYNYLNEAQILASSNNINLNDVGSSMKRLTPESIKMTITMIVTVPIMLVYPFLQRYFVKGLMLGAIKG
- a CDS encoding extracellular solute-binding protein, with the protein product MALATTMLLSGCASNNEAPGNEQKPVGADQTNNEIDSVPKPVTIKTVLKDANKEFEQTDVYKEIVKQTGVTFKIEAYDPNKFKVQLAGGDLPDVIQVDSSNYKQMIEGNLLLPLDELVKTNGKDLMTPTFQPGLDFSRKFWSNGTGKLYFIPSGHVGPAGYGMEQSIGWTIRWDYFKELGFPEIKSEDDMLNVLEQMVKKHPKTADGKPVYGVTTWNDWGPWGLTMPMAIPYGYINLSTWSVIPNASGELIDNYTNPDSPLWKTAAFFYKAKQKGFLDPDAFTNKVSDFETKITNGQILFSPMGSGDANTHLAKEGPDKGFMAIPLNFGYVWQGASNPTGWDGRAYAISKNSKNPERAMDLINFLNSEKGSRLMASGIEGVHWEVTNGKPQLKQETLELYSQGGDAWTKIGIGGSNNQQGLSKFAPTKDGGIVGLFNTPEFFQSRLNALQKDYSSHYKVTYPAEIFKKSVEEGKLKDQSSFNNAWLSAIAQPDDNMKRLNAQLDDILIKGIPKVVLNSNNDSEFAAKKQELIDSLKKAGADQSFAWWQQAWLDAKAAVEK
- a CDS encoding glycoside hydrolase family protein translates to MKNPIFYRLSLAPKNGGFRMEDYYIWCGSVIQGEDNKYHMFASRWRKELGFDPHWLFNCEIVRAVSDSPEGPYQFEEVVLERRDRFYFDGLNQHNPSIKYWNGTYYLYYFGTTYGGPIPSVGDKVSSARALEVWNRKRIGLATSKSIYGPWKRRDTPLLEPRQPGHWDCTITTNPSAAILPDGTTYMIYKSREYANATLQLGIVKAPQPDGPFERLSDSPIFQFDNEDFHVEDPYLWFEDGSFHVLMKDDYKNDSGGLTGEWGSGVYATSKDCIHWDVHPDPLSYTRNVSWDDGTIGQQCNLERPNLLFHDGKPTHLFLATGNGNKPWEFDGVTWNMVIPLK